The Streptomyces cynarae genome contains a region encoding:
- a CDS encoding RNA polymerase sigma factor, with amino-acid sequence MATVREARRDPAARDRQRHDAALTDAVHAAQNGDEDGFRRVYRMVHPMLLRYVRTLVGAADAEDVMSEAWLHIARDLGTFHGDGDGFRGWAAKVARNRALDHLRRSGRRPLIGGDESDLLDLPSASDTADEALESVSTDRALALIASLPRDQAEAVLLRVVLGLDAKQAGRVLGKRPGTVRVCAYRGLRKLADMLHPGQPPRPAVGRPAILEDTA; translated from the coding sequence ATGGCCACCGTGCGCGAGGCGAGGAGAGACCCGGCGGCCCGGGACCGGCAGAGGCATGACGCCGCCCTCACCGATGCCGTGCACGCCGCCCAGAACGGGGACGAGGACGGGTTCCGCCGCGTCTACCGGATGGTGCACCCGATGCTGCTGCGCTATGTGCGGACGCTGGTCGGCGCGGCCGACGCGGAGGACGTGATGTCCGAGGCGTGGCTGCACATCGCCCGTGACCTCGGCACGTTCCACGGGGACGGTGACGGGTTCCGCGGCTGGGCCGCCAAGGTCGCCCGCAACCGGGCGCTCGACCATCTGCGGCGCTCCGGCCGACGCCCTTTGATCGGCGGTGACGAGAGCGACCTGCTGGACCTGCCGTCGGCGTCCGACACCGCGGACGAGGCGCTCGAATCGGTGTCCACGGACCGCGCCCTGGCACTCATCGCGAGTCTCCCCCGCGACCAGGCGGAGGCGGTCCTGCTGCGCGTCGTGCTGGGGTTGGACGCCAAGCAGGCCGGACGGGTGCTGGGCAAGCGTCCCGGCACCGTACGCGTATGCGCCTACCGGGGCTTGAGGAAACTGGCCGACATGCTGCACCCCGGTCAGCCGCCACGACCGGCCGTGGGCCGACCGGCGATACTGGAGGACACCGCGTGA
- the drmB gene encoding DUF1998 domain-containing protein: MTPPPARRRRTGANGSTPTLNLPRRGAVRRAQAITTYGVGSLIAVDHESFIVSGLDQADRSWSDREAPRIHERRLERLLDVVCFRLPPASDDGSTDGVRVRRFPLMHSCPECNELQKHRDFSPPAGRSVCGTCEVDLVPSRFVVACEAGHLDEFPYWQWVHRSADPGARTFGKCGGKLRMRTSGRTSSLRSILISCTCGKAPEVSMEGSFRKKALKDLGLTCRGTRPWLGASVPAEGCGRPLRTLQRGSSSVWQPVLKSALSIPPWSNGRADPLAGHWEKLRKYHDRTRVEAYLDAVFDEPWPLSLDEVMTLLDAEREEEAEGDAAPSFDHRYRALRNKEYERLRAGNDESEHSREEEFVCESPLGEQSLLDPLGVTGPMLVKKLREVRALKAFTRLVDAESTTDAKEMALSEEPLRWLPAMEVRGEGVFLRLDEERLAIWEKAPAVAARAERMRTAHQRVLEQRADDPARAVPSPATPRMVLLHTLAHVLINEWSLEAGYPAASLRERLYATDEMAGMLVYTATSDSAGSLGGLVAQGEPERLAQVIRSAVRRAEWCSSDPLCVESEASGTIGTNLAACHACVMLPETSCEHNNILLDRALLVGTPDDARLGFFANILGH; the protein is encoded by the coding sequence ATGACCCCGCCGCCCGCCCGCCGTCGCCGGACCGGAGCGAACGGCTCCACGCCCACCCTCAACCTGCCGAGACGCGGCGCGGTCCGTCGCGCCCAGGCGATCACCACGTACGGCGTCGGCTCGCTCATCGCCGTCGATCACGAGTCCTTCATCGTCTCGGGCCTGGACCAGGCCGACCGGAGCTGGAGCGACCGCGAGGCACCACGCATCCACGAGCGACGCCTCGAGCGGCTGCTCGATGTCGTCTGCTTCCGGCTGCCGCCGGCGTCCGATGACGGCAGCACGGACGGTGTACGGGTCCGCCGCTTCCCCTTGATGCATTCCTGCCCCGAATGCAACGAGCTGCAGAAGCATCGGGACTTCTCCCCACCAGCCGGTCGAAGCGTCTGCGGCACGTGCGAGGTGGACCTCGTCCCCTCACGCTTCGTCGTCGCCTGCGAGGCCGGACACCTCGACGAGTTCCCCTACTGGCAGTGGGTGCACCGTTCGGCCGACCCAGGTGCGAGGACCTTCGGGAAATGCGGAGGCAAGCTCAGGATGCGCACCTCCGGGCGCACCTCCTCGCTCCGATCGATCCTCATCTCGTGCACCTGTGGGAAGGCGCCCGAGGTGTCGATGGAAGGTTCCTTCCGCAAGAAAGCGTTGAAGGATCTCGGGCTCACGTGCCGGGGCACCCGCCCCTGGCTCGGTGCTTCCGTCCCGGCCGAGGGATGCGGACGTCCGCTGCGCACGCTGCAGCGCGGTTCCTCCTCGGTGTGGCAGCCGGTGCTGAAGTCGGCACTCTCCATCCCGCCGTGGAGCAACGGCCGCGCGGACCCGCTCGCCGGCCATTGGGAGAAGCTCAGGAAGTACCACGATCGCACGCGTGTCGAGGCCTATCTCGACGCCGTCTTCGACGAGCCGTGGCCCCTCTCGCTGGACGAAGTGATGACCCTGCTCGATGCCGAACGCGAGGAGGAAGCCGAAGGCGACGCAGCCCCGTCCTTCGACCATCGTTACCGCGCGCTGCGCAACAAGGAGTACGAGCGCCTGCGCGCCGGCAACGACGAGAGCGAGCACTCCCGTGAGGAGGAATTCGTCTGCGAGTCGCCGCTCGGTGAGCAGAGTTTGCTCGATCCACTAGGTGTCACCGGCCCGATGCTGGTCAAGAAGCTTCGTGAGGTGCGTGCCCTGAAGGCGTTCACCCGACTCGTCGACGCCGAGTCGACGACCGATGCGAAGGAGATGGCCCTCTCCGAGGAGCCCCTGCGCTGGCTGCCGGCCATGGAGGTCCGCGGCGAGGGCGTCTTCCTGCGTCTCGACGAGGAGCGACTGGCCATCTGGGAGAAGGCGCCCGCGGTGGCGGCCAGAGCCGAGCGCATGCGAACGGCCCACCAGCGAGTGCTGGAGCAGCGCGCCGACGACCCGGCCCGTGCCGTGCCGTCCCCAGCGACACCACGGATGGTGCTTTTGCACACTTTGGCCCACGTCCTTATCAACGAGTGGAGCCTGGAAGCCGGTTATCCCGCCGCCTCCCTGCGTGAGCGGCTTTACGCCACCGACGAGATGGCGGGCATGCTCGTGTACACGGCGACCAGCGACTCGGCGGGCAGCCTGGGTGGGCTCGTCGCGCAGGGCGAGCCCGAACGCCTCGCCCAGGTGATCCGCTCGGCGGTCCGCCGCGCCGAGTGGTGTTCCTCTGACCCGCTGTGTGTCGAGTCCGAGGCCTCCGGCACCATCGGGACCAACCTCGCGGCCTGCCACGCCTGCGTGATGCTCCCGGAGACGAGCTGCGAGCACAACAACATCCTGCTCGATCGCGCGCTCCTGGTCGGCACTCCGGACGATGCGCGCCTGGGCTTTTTCGCAAACATACTGGGTCACTGA
- a CDS encoding PrsW family glutamic-type intramembrane protease, which translates to MSGPRLLSVRDDPWVRARALLIARVAIVLYLVELLLNLTRPHLLPHEPALSIFYKLPGDSGSLGRLLSTPRLVFWCVLAGIVAGAAVQIYAALTRRRNGAGDGGRRAITLTWVTLGCLLLPFGLISLTVLFEFFPTTLLCLPTTALVLFLLRAVVRFARVSWAALLLAFAWGSLIVFGLGRAYTSLAYGTVYGYLGPKSGTDLGSFTKGLDDTINLLIVHLSLVNALIVAAGVALLLMLLRHRVTDAVTGLLLGATVGLGYNFVENVLIIKLYGSLGVFFGPTSGFEYWIREAIGLLGGQVTFGALVGAGIGAAAGVHRRGLLVGAGLLAAVGGATAAETLSGWLASELGDGVQVGSALDTLVVSPFFWLLPQLPFFALAVALLVTGIRSRAPALRAAVAAETAPAGPITQVEAPVLVSPVLRFWAVAGTWRAYDRATALALHRLQSAQLELASWRAQNDPEAGAEGDELRARVMRGKGVREVTP; encoded by the coding sequence ATGAGCGGTCCGCGTCTGCTGTCGGTGCGTGACGATCCATGGGTGCGGGCGCGGGCGTTGCTGATCGCTCGCGTCGCCATCGTGCTCTATCTTGTCGAGCTGCTGCTCAATCTGACCCGGCCGCATCTGCTGCCCCACGAGCCGGCTCTGTCGATCTTCTACAAGCTTCCCGGCGACTCCGGATCGCTGGGGCGGCTGCTGTCGACGCCCCGGCTGGTGTTCTGGTGCGTGCTGGCGGGAATCGTGGCCGGTGCGGCTGTCCAGATCTACGCGGCGCTGACCCGGCGCCGCAATGGTGCCGGCGACGGCGGACGGCGTGCGATCACGCTGACCTGGGTGACCCTGGGATGCCTGCTGCTGCCGTTCGGGCTGATCTCCCTGACCGTCCTCTTCGAGTTCTTCCCGACCACGCTCCTGTGCCTGCCCACCACGGCCCTGGTCCTGTTTCTGCTGCGCGCGGTCGTACGGTTCGCCCGGGTGTCGTGGGCGGCGCTGCTGCTCGCCTTCGCCTGGGGCTCGTTGATCGTCTTCGGGTTGGGCCGGGCCTACACCAGCCTGGCGTACGGCACCGTCTACGGTTATCTGGGCCCGAAAAGCGGAACCGACCTCGGCTCGTTCACCAAGGGGCTCGACGACACCATCAACCTGCTGATCGTCCATCTCAGCCTGGTCAACGCTCTCATCGTCGCGGCGGGGGTCGCGTTGCTTCTGATGCTGCTGCGGCATCGCGTGACCGACGCTGTGACGGGCCTGCTCCTCGGTGCGACGGTCGGGCTCGGCTACAACTTCGTGGAAAACGTGCTGATCATCAAGTTGTACGGCTCGTTGGGCGTTTTCTTTGGGCCCACCAGCGGCTTCGAGTACTGGATCCGCGAGGCGATCGGCCTTCTCGGCGGACAGGTGACGTTCGGGGCGCTGGTCGGGGCCGGGATCGGTGCGGCTGCCGGTGTCCACAGGCGCGGTTTGCTCGTCGGGGCGGGCCTGCTGGCGGCCGTCGGCGGGGCGACGGCCGCCGAGACGCTGTCGGGTTGGTTGGCGAGCGAGCTGGGCGACGGTGTGCAGGTCGGTAGCGCGCTCGACACGCTCGTGGTCTCGCCGTTCTTCTGGCTGCTGCCCCAACTGCCGTTCTTCGCACTGGCCGTCGCGCTCCTCGTGACTGGGATCCGGTCACGGGCCCCTGCGCTGCGTGCTGCGGTGGCGGCGGAGACCGCGCCGGCCGGGCCCATCACGCAGGTGGAGGCACCGGTCCTCGTCTCGCCGGTGCTGCGGTTCTGGGCGGTGGCGGGCACCTGGCGGGCGTACGACAGGGCCACGGCACTGGCCCTGCACCGGCTGCAGTCCGCCCAGTTGGAGCTCGCGAGCTGGCGGGCGCAGAACGATCCGGAAGCTGGTGCCGAGGGGGACGAGTTGAGGGCACGCGTCATGCGGGGCAAGGGCGTACGGGAGGTGACCCCGTGA
- a CDS encoding glycosyltransferase: MTNRRRRDAAPPRRHSHHRSPRQITPRTHWLLLSVLAVTLSAALLLQGYTHHMFGIASDDVTGARGRNDTVPGQVVHGGPVIANAATSPHTAQAKARTIALTFDDGPDPVWTPRILDVLRRNHVHATFFVVGTQVVDHPELVRRIIADGNQVGIHTFTHPDLARLAPWQRSLELRETQLAVAGAAGVTTALLRPPYSSENDALSDADWSVLKEADAAGYVTVLTTRDAEDWQRPGVDRIVANATPRGHSGQIRFATVGDAVGMTAPVRPAGLRDHLQGLALIWMLRGGDWIVWLLGVLMYAAGAISVLRAVVVLIAARRHRRLRAVRRGRSWGPPVTEPVSVIVPAYNESAGIEAAVRSLLASDHPVEIIVVDDGSTDGTADLVESLRLPGVRVIRQPNAGKPAALNTGLAAATCDLVVMVDGDTVFEPDTVRTLVQPFADPRVGAVSGNAKVVNRGGLLGRWQHIEYVVGFNLDRRLFDLAECMPTVPGAVGAFRRRALLDLGGVSDVTLAEDTDLTMALCRAGWRVVYEEGAKAWTEAPASLNALWRQRYRWCYGTLQAMWKHRGALVQRGAAGKLGRRGLVYLLLFQVLLPLLAPVVDVFAVYGLVFLDPVRVVGLWLAFLLLQLVMGLYAFRLDGERPGPLWSLPLQQFVYRQLMYLVVIQSVFTAVSGSRLRWQRMERYGSLQAPAPVGAAPSDVTPQAPGFAPPAPYDGPPPPSPYGPLPQPAPYDASPPPAPYDASPHPVPYDPFARPAAYDGPPPPAPHDGFRQPMPHETTQWY; the protein is encoded by the coding sequence GTGACCAACCGCCGTCGCCGCGACGCCGCTCCCCCGCGCCGCCACAGCCACCACCGCAGCCCCCGCCAGATCACGCCCCGCACCCACTGGCTGCTGCTGAGCGTGCTCGCGGTGACCCTGTCGGCGGCCCTGCTGCTGCAGGGCTACACCCACCACATGTTCGGCATCGCGTCGGACGACGTGACCGGCGCCCGCGGCCGCAACGACACGGTGCCCGGCCAGGTGGTCCACGGCGGCCCGGTGATCGCGAACGCCGCCACCTCCCCGCACACCGCCCAGGCGAAGGCCCGCACCATCGCCCTGACCTTCGACGACGGCCCGGATCCCGTCTGGACGCCACGGATCCTGGACGTGCTGCGCCGCAACCACGTGCACGCGACCTTCTTCGTCGTCGGAACCCAGGTCGTCGACCACCCGGAGCTGGTCCGCCGGATCATCGCCGACGGCAACCAGGTCGGCATCCACACCTTCACCCACCCCGACCTGGCCCGCCTCGCCCCGTGGCAGCGCTCCCTGGAGCTGCGGGAGACACAACTGGCGGTGGCCGGCGCCGCAGGGGTCACCACCGCGCTGCTGAGGCCGCCGTACTCCTCGGAGAACGACGCACTGAGCGACGCCGACTGGTCCGTTCTCAAGGAGGCCGACGCGGCAGGCTATGTCACGGTGCTCACCACCCGGGACGCCGAGGACTGGCAGCGGCCCGGTGTGGACCGCATCGTGGCGAACGCGACGCCCCGCGGCCACTCGGGGCAGATCCGGTTCGCGACGGTCGGCGACGCCGTCGGCATGACCGCACCCGTGCGGCCCGCCGGGCTCCGCGACCACCTGCAGGGGCTGGCCCTCATCTGGATGCTGCGGGGCGGCGACTGGATCGTGTGGCTGCTGGGCGTGCTGATGTACGCGGCGGGAGCGATCAGCGTGCTGCGCGCGGTGGTCGTGCTGATCGCCGCCCGACGGCACCGGCGGCTGCGGGCCGTGCGCCGGGGCCGGTCCTGGGGGCCGCCGGTGACCGAGCCCGTCAGCGTCATCGTCCCCGCCTACAACGAGAGCGCGGGCATCGAGGCGGCCGTGCGCTCGTTGCTCGCCTCCGACCATCCAGTGGAGATCATCGTGGTGGACGACGGTTCGACCGACGGCACCGCCGACCTGGTGGAGTCGCTGCGCCTGCCGGGGGTGCGGGTGATCCGGCAGCCGAACGCGGGCAAGCCCGCCGCCCTCAACACCGGACTCGCCGCCGCCACCTGCGACCTGGTGGTCATGGTCGACGGCGACACGGTCTTCGAGCCCGACACCGTCCGCACGCTCGTGCAGCCCTTCGCCGACCCCCGCGTGGGTGCCGTCTCGGGCAACGCCAAGGTCGTCAACCGGGGCGGTCTGCTGGGCCGTTGGCAGCACATCGAGTACGTGGTCGGATTCAACCTGGACCGGCGCCTGTTCGACCTCGCCGAGTGCATGCCGACCGTTCCGGGCGCGGTGGGCGCGTTCCGCCGCCGGGCGCTGCTGGACCTCGGCGGCGTCAGCGACGTCACCCTCGCCGAGGACACCGACCTCACCATGGCGCTGTGCCGCGCCGGCTGGCGCGTGGTCTACGAGGAGGGCGCGAAGGCGTGGACCGAGGCGCCCGCGTCACTGAACGCCCTGTGGCGGCAGCGGTACCGCTGGTGCTACGGCACCCTGCAGGCGATGTGGAAGCACCGCGGCGCGCTGGTGCAGCGCGGTGCCGCCGGGAAGCTGGGCCGCCGGGGCCTGGTCTATCTGCTGCTCTTCCAGGTGCTGCTGCCCCTGCTCGCCCCCGTCGTGGACGTCTTCGCCGTGTACGGGCTGGTCTTCCTCGACCCGGTGCGGGTCGTCGGGCTGTGGCTCGCCTTCCTGCTGCTGCAACTCGTCATGGGCCTGTACGCGTTCCGCCTGGACGGGGAGCGGCCGGGCCCGCTGTGGAGCCTGCCGCTTCAGCAGTTCGTCTACCGGCAGCTGATGTACCTGGTGGTGATCCAGTCGGTGTTCACCGCCGTGTCGGGCTCGCGGCTGCGCTGGCAGCGCATGGAGCGGTACGGCAGCCTCCAGGCCCCGGCCCCGGTGGGCGCGGCCCCGAGCGACGTCACCCCGCAGGCGCCCGGCTTCGCGCCGCCGGCACCGTACGACGGCCCTCCGCCACCGTCACCGTACGGCCCCCTTCCGCAGCCGGCCCCGTACGACGCCTCTCCCCCGCCGGCGCCGTACGACGCCTCTCCGCACCCGGTACCGTACGACCCCTTCGCGCGACCGGCAGCGTACGACGGCCCGCCACCGCCCGCACCCCACGACGGCTTCCGGCAGCCCATGCCGCACGAGACGACCCAGTGGTACTGA
- a CDS encoding DUF397 domain-containing protein, whose amino-acid sequence MWFTSSYSNGAGGECVECAMTERGALVRDSKRRGGPVVAVRAQAWSSFIRAVCSGER is encoded by the coding sequence ATGTGGTTCACGTCGTCGTACAGCAACGGTGCAGGAGGTGAATGCGTCGAGTGTGCAATGACCGAGAGAGGCGCGCTCGTTCGGGACTCCAAGCGTAGAGGCGGACCTGTGGTCGCTGTGCGGGCCCAGGCGTGGAGCAGCTTCATACGCGCCGTATGCAGTGGGGAGAGGTAG
- a CDS encoding alpha/beta fold hydrolase: protein MTEWQLTQTFTSTSGDIRWDRLGHSDRQPVVLLHGTPFSSYVWRAIARSLARDHQVFVWDMPGYGLSEKSTGQDVSLAAQGRVFTELLNHWGLEEPLVVAHDFGGAVALRAHLLHGARYRALALVDPVALAPWGSPFFRLVQEHAEVFEQLPPALHEALVREYVSSASSPGLHPAVLDRLVHPWLGDPGQAAFYRQIAQADQRWTDEIQDRYAQISIPTLICWGENDTWIPPAKGRELASLIPDAQWEPIADAGHLVQEDASAELTAALIAFLRRPH, encoded by the coding sequence ATGACCGAATGGCAGCTGACCCAGACGTTCACCAGCACATCCGGTGACATCCGCTGGGACCGCCTGGGGCACTCCGACCGGCAACCGGTCGTCCTTCTCCACGGGACCCCGTTCTCCTCGTACGTATGGCGTGCCATAGCCCGTTCGCTCGCGCGCGACCACCAGGTGTTCGTCTGGGACATGCCGGGATACGGGCTGTCGGAGAAGTCCACGGGCCAGGACGTGTCCTTGGCCGCCCAGGGCCGGGTCTTCACCGAACTCCTGAACCACTGGGGGCTGGAGGAACCGCTCGTGGTCGCCCACGACTTCGGCGGCGCGGTCGCCTTGCGAGCACACTTGCTGCACGGCGCCCGCTACCGGGCCCTCGCCCTGGTCGATCCGGTGGCGCTGGCCCCGTGGGGCTCCCCCTTCTTCCGGCTCGTCCAAGAGCACGCCGAAGTCTTCGAGCAACTACCGCCCGCACTGCACGAGGCCCTCGTCCGCGAGTACGTCAGCTCCGCCAGCAGCCCGGGCCTGCACCCCGCGGTTCTCGACCGGCTCGTCCATCCCTGGCTCGGAGACCCGGGCCAGGCGGCCTTCTACCGGCAGATCGCCCAGGCCGACCAGCGCTGGACCGACGAAATCCAGGACCGGTACGCGCAGATCAGCATCCCCACGCTGATCTGCTGGGGCGAGAACGACACCTGGATTCCCCCGGCGAAGGGACGAGAGCTGGCGTCTCTGATCCCGGACGCGCAATGGGAGCCGATCGCCGACGCAGGCCACCTGGTCCAGGAGGACGCGTCCGCAGAACTCACGGCGGCGCTCATCGCGTTCCTGCGACGGCCGCACTGA
- a CDS encoding helix-turn-helix domain-containing protein has product MAGSPTARRRRLSIELKKLRETSALTCAQVGEALDWSGSKVNRMETGSGRVQPSDIDALCRFYGTGDELREFLKSLARQAKTRGWWQVHGAGVPEWFNIYIGLEQDASTLRQYQCELLPGLMQTAAYASELHKTGAHMSPHDIERAVRVRMERQIMLTQPSAPDAWFIVNEAAVRNVIGDRALMREQLERVLESAELPSVTLQVLPFDSGTYPATGSFTMLGFPDPEDPDIIYRDGITDAIYLEGEHHVREYTRAFDGLRAAALSPQRSSQLIKSVLKEYAN; this is encoded by the coding sequence ATGGCCGGTTCACCGACGGCGCGCCGCCGCCGTCTCTCGATTGAGCTCAAGAAGCTGCGTGAGACGAGCGCACTCACCTGTGCCCAGGTCGGCGAGGCCCTGGACTGGAGCGGCTCCAAGGTGAACCGGATGGAAACGGGGAGCGGCAGAGTCCAGCCCTCGGACATCGACGCCCTGTGCCGGTTCTATGGAACCGGCGACGAGCTGCGTGAGTTCCTGAAGTCGTTGGCGCGGCAAGCCAAGACACGTGGCTGGTGGCAGGTGCACGGCGCCGGCGTTCCCGAGTGGTTCAACATCTACATCGGCCTGGAGCAGGACGCGTCGACGCTTCGGCAGTACCAGTGCGAGCTGCTGCCCGGTCTCATGCAGACGGCTGCGTACGCATCCGAGCTGCACAAAACCGGCGCGCACATGTCTCCTCACGACATCGAACGCGCGGTTCGAGTGCGCATGGAACGCCAGATCATGCTCACTCAGCCTTCAGCTCCTGACGCCTGGTTCATCGTGAACGAGGCTGCCGTGCGGAACGTCATCGGAGATCGGGCACTGATGCGGGAGCAGCTCGAGCGTGTGCTGGAGTCGGCAGAGTTGCCCAGCGTCACCTTGCAGGTGCTTCCGTTCGACTCCGGTACCTATCCGGCCACGGGCTCGTTCACCATGCTCGGCTTCCCCGATCCGGAAGACCCGGACATCATCTACCGGGACGGCATCACCGATGCCATCTACCTCGAGGGCGAGCACCATGTTCGTGAGTACACAAGAGCCTTCGACGGCCTGCGAGCCGCGGCTCTGAGTCCTCAACGCTCCAGTCAGCTGATCAAGTCCGTACTGAAGGAATACGCGAATTGA
- a CDS encoding ATP-binding protein, whose protein sequence is MSRKPWDVAFAAEPEEVGALRRILRLRLGLWGLHDVVDSAQLCVSELVANVINHVGRGTPSTLAVSMSGTHLRIEVRDPDTRALPTLLDAGAEAESGRGVALVDAVADRWGVQLLADQKVTWCELATGLTTPSGHREDPRVTRAEALLGLYGEAKAPPAARGSRLNAVAAEEAAIEVIADILYWFRAHGRDADDALDRAQMHFEAESGLATSG, encoded by the coding sequence ATGTCACGAAAGCCGTGGGACGTGGCCTTCGCCGCCGAGCCTGAAGAAGTGGGTGCCTTACGGCGCATCCTGCGTCTGCGACTAGGGCTCTGGGGGCTGCACGACGTCGTGGACTCCGCTCAGCTCTGCGTCAGCGAACTCGTGGCCAATGTGATCAACCACGTGGGCCGCGGTACGCCGAGCACTCTGGCCGTCTCGATGAGTGGCACTCACCTGCGCATCGAGGTGCGTGATCCGGATACTCGGGCCCTGCCGACGCTGCTCGACGCCGGGGCGGAGGCGGAGAGCGGCCGAGGGGTGGCGCTGGTCGACGCGGTTGCTGACCGGTGGGGAGTCCAGTTGCTTGCCGACCAGAAAGTGACTTGGTGCGAACTGGCTACCGGCCTGACAACACCAAGCGGCCATCGGGAGGACCCGCGCGTCACAAGAGCCGAAGCGTTGCTCGGTCTTTACGGCGAGGCCAAGGCACCGCCCGCCGCGCGCGGCAGCAGGTTGAACGCTGTCGCAGCGGAGGAGGCGGCGATTGAGGTCATCGCCGACATCCTCTACTGGTTCCGAGCCCATGGACGAGACGCTGACGACGCCCTCGATCGAGCCCAGATGCACTTCGAGGCCGAGTCTGGACTAGCGACAAGCGGATGA